Proteins found in one Poecilia reticulata strain Guanapo linkage group LG15, Guppy_female_1.0+MT, whole genome shotgun sequence genomic segment:
- the itprip gene encoding inositol 1,4,5-trisphosphate receptor-interacting protein codes for MQGTIARVCMVVAAAILNHPLLFPHENTTLPEQDEDLVARMREHEEMLEMEHARLAKELAQLDSELEETSSDQGFSWYFWSAVSFVIFLAIEMCRADIAEDEIRPVEDEDVISETVSVPPRMMDKNALRNFCDKCAYTSSHENWKVREFVEGFADDLLESLRSMCDREVDMEVGDFIGVGSMFESWKVCQPLMCDLLVPFTPPDPHSFQYHLWCSSSSDIPPDMQCSGTIKVTMFGENEEACLCGSANLGEDVLCLLHNKNKVVKVNRSPDELLCSSGTHFLAKDQIMRWFQIAVTKAWAGISHKYDFEVTFRSLDAAGALKIRFRSGKVIVLNLIPVVQLEDTNAYFVSYFPSDHNSFPDPYWPLSLAVCERNLLKYLAKRLPQNSCHLHCLQVATFLHRKQLSLTGESALTSYHFKTAMVHLLLSTKTSAWGTASLEHRLQDVFSFLQKSLQEKRLYHALIGNRKVPRDIRVPERFRKAEPINLFRSLVLRRKLYAATVRHFQEMLRNAPVLIEEYTPYLSNGC; via the coding sequence ATGCAGGGAACCATTGCACGTGTCTGCATGGTGGTGGCCGCTGCCATACTGAATCACCCGTTACTCTTCCCCCATGAAAACACCACGCTGCCGGAGCAAGATGAGGATCTGGTGGCACGGATGCGGGAGCACGAAGAGATGCTGGAGATGGAGCATGCCAGGCTGGCGAAAGAGCTTGCGCAGCTGGACTCCGAGCTGGAGGAGACCTCATCGGATCAAGGTTTCAGTTGGTACTTTTGGAGCGCCGTGTCTTTCGTCATATTCCTTGCCATCGAGATGTGCAGAGCAGATATTGCAGAAGATGAAATTCGTCCAGTTGAGGACGAAGATGTAATATCTGAGACCGTATCCGTCCCTCCCAGGATGATGGATAAGAATGCCCTGAGGAACTTCTGCGATAAATGCGCCTACACTTCGTCCCATGAAAACTGGAAAGTGAGGGAGTTTGTGGAGGGTTTTGCCGACGACCTGCTAGAGTCGCTCCGGAGCATGTGCGACAGGGAGGTGGACATGGAGGTTGGTGATTTCATTGGAGTAGGAAGCATGTTTGAGTCTTGGAAGGTGTGCCAGCCTCTGATGTGTGACCTTTTAGTGCCTTTCACACCTCCTGATCCTCACTCTTTCCAGTACCATCTGTGGTGCAGCTCCTCTAGTGACATTCCACCAGACATGCAGTGTTCTGGCACCATAAAGGTGACCATGTTTGGGGAGAATGAAGAGGCCTGCCTATGTGGTTCTGCCAACCTTGGGGAGGATGTGCTTTGTCTGTTGCATAATAAGAACAAGGTGGTCAAAGTGAACCGCAGCCCAGATGAACTCCTGTGCTCCTCTGGCACACATTTCTTAGCCAAAGATCAAATCATGCGGTGGTTTCAGATCGCCGTCACCAAAGCGTGGGCAGGCATCTCCCACAAATACGACTTTGAGGTTACTTTTCGGAGCCTGGATGCTGCTGGTGCTCTGAAGATCCGATTCCGTTCTGGAAAAGTCATTGTACTGAACCTCATCCCTGTGGTCCAGCTGGAAGACACAAACGCTTATTTTGTCTCGTACTTTCCGTCAGATCACAACAGTTTCCCAGACCCATACTGGCCTCTCTCCTTAGCTGTCTGCGAGAGAAATTTGCTGAAGTATTTAGCTAAGCGACTACCACAAAATTCTTGCCACTTGCACTGCCTTCAGGTCGCTACTTTTCTGCACAGAAAGCAGTTGAGTCTGACAGGAGAATCTGCCCTCACCAGCTACCACTTCAAGACCGCCATGGTGCACTTGCTACTCAGCACCAAGACCTCTGCATGGGGAACAGCCAGTTTGGAGCATAGGCTTCAGGATGTGTTCAGCTTCTTGCAGAAGAGCTTGCAGGAGAAGAGACTGTACCACGCTCTAATCGGGAACAGAAAAGTGCCTCGGGACATTCGGGTTCCTGAGAGATTCCGCAAAGCAGAACCCATCAATCTGTTCAGGTCATTGGTGCTGAGGAGGAAGCTTTATGCAGCGACCGTTAGGCACTTCCAAGAAATGTTGAGAAATGCACCTGTTCTTATAGAAGAGTACACACCTTATTTATCCAATGGATGTTAA
- the LOC103476790 gene encoding glutathione S-transferase omega-1-like isoform X2, whose translation MRFCPFAQRTRLVLNAKGIKYDTINIDLQEKPEWFLEKNPLGLVPALETSAGEIIYESPITCEYLDEVYPEKKLLPSSPFGKAQQRMLLEHFSKVIPYFYKIPSARRNGEDVSNQEIELKEKFAKLNEHLEKKTTKFFEGDTITMIDYMMWPFFERIEVLELKHCLDHTPELKKWTERMLEDPAVKITMFNMDTYKAFYKSVAEGKPDYDLGL comes from the exons ATGAGATTCTGCCCTTTTGCTCAAAGGACCAGATTAGTGCTGAACGCCAAAGGGAtcaa ATATGACACCATCAACATCGATTTGCAAGAGAAACCTGAGTGGTTTCTTGAAAAGAACCCTCTCGGTCTTGTGCCTGCACTGgagacatctgctggtgaaattATATACGAGTCTCCCATCACCTGCGAGTATCTGGATGAAGTGTATCCTGAGAAGAAGCTTCTTCCATCCTCTCCTTTTGGAAAAGCCCAACAAAGAATGCTGCTGGAGCATTTTTCCAAG gtaaTACCTTACTTCTACAAGATCCCATCAGCAAGGAGGAATGGAGAGGATGTCTCTAATCAGGAAATTGAGCTGAAAGAGAAATTTGCTAAATTGAATGAG CACTTGGAGAAGAAAACGACAAAGTTCTTTGAAGGTGACACCATCACAATGATCGACTACATGATGTGGCCATTTTTTGAGAGGATCGAGGTCTTGGAGCTGAAGCA CTGCCTGGATCACACTCCTGAGCTGAAGAAGTGGACTGAGCGCATGCTGGAGGATCCAGCTGTTAAAATCACCATGTTCAATATGGACACCTACAAAGCCTTCTACAAGAGCGTCGCTGAGGGGAAACCCGACTATGACCTTGGCCTATAA
- the LOC103476786 gene encoding uncharacterized protein LOC103476786 has protein sequence MSTEKSVIKGTPEPGPVPKDIIRLYSMRFCPYAQRTRLVLHAKGIKFDTINIHLKNKPEWFLEKNPLGMVPTLETPAGEVIYESAITCEYLDEAYPEKKLLPSTPYGQARQRMMLEHFSKVELHFYKIPMRRLKGEDVSGLEAELKVSLTKLDEYLVKKETKFFDGDTITMIDYMLWPFFERIEMGDLEPFLDNTPELKKWRAHMLEDPAVKATIHSVESHKAFLKGYAAEKPDYDYGLFLPQTMSSEKSFAAGSPAPGPVPKDQVRLYSMRFCPFAQRTRLVLHAKGIKFETINIHLKQKPDWFLEKNPDGLVPVIETPAGEVVNESVITSVFLDEVYPEKKLLPATPFGKAQQKMMLEHFSKITPQLFKISSARRKGDDVSGLEAELKEKFTSLNEYLVKRKTKFFGGDTITFIDYMMWPFFERLGMFEVQHCLDHTPELKKWTELMLEDPAVKATMHSTENHKTFYNNFLDGKPDFDYGL, from the exons ATGTCCACTGAAAAGAGTGTGATCAAAG GAACCCCTGAACCTGGCCCGGTGCCCAAAGATATTATACGTCTCTATAGCATGAGATTCTGTCCTTACGCCCAGAGGACCAGGCTAGTGCTGCACGCCAAAGGCATCAA attTGACACCATCAACATTCacttgaaaaacaaaccagagtgGTTTCTTGAGAAGAACCCTCTTGGTATGGTGCCAACACTGGAGACACCTGCTGGTGAAGTGATCTATGAATCTGCAATCACCTGTGAGTACCTGGATGAAGCGTATCCAGAGAAAAAGCTGCTTCCCTCCACACCTTATGGTCAAGCCCGGCAAAGAATGATGCTGGAGCATTTTTCCAAA GTGGAACTACACTTCTACAAGATCCCAATGCGGAGGTTAAAAGGGGAAGATGTCTCAGGACTAGAAGCTGAGCTGAAAGTGTCTTTGACCAAGTTGGATGAG tacCTAGTGAAGAAGGAAACAAAGTTCTTTGATGGTGATACCATCACAATGATCGACTACATGTTGTGGCCATTTTTTGAGAGAATTGAAATGGGTGACCTGGAACC CTTTCTTGACAACACACCTGAGCTGAAGAAGTGGAGAGCCCATATGCTGGAGGACCCGGCTGTTAAAGCCACAATTCACAGCGTGGAATCCCACAAAGCTTTCTTAAAGGGATACGCTGCCGAGAAACCCGACTATGACTATGGCCTGT TTTTACCGCAAACTATGTCGTCCGAAAAGAGCTTCGCCGCGG gaagtccTGCACCTGGTCCAGTGCCGAAAGATCAGGTGCGTCTCTACAGCATGAGATTCTGCCCTTTTGCCCAAAGAACCAGATTGGTGTTGCACGCCAAAGGGatcaa gttcGAAACCATCAACATCCATTTGAAACAGAAACCTGACTGGTTCCTTGAGAAGAACCCTGACGGTCTTGTTCCCGTAATAGAAACACCTGCTGGTGAAGTGGTGAATGAGTCTGTCATCACCTCTGTGTTCCTGGATGAAGTGTATCCTGAGAAGAAGCTGCTTCCAGCAACTCCTTTTGGGAAAGCCCAACAAAAAATGATGCTGGAGCACTTTTCCAAG ATAACACCACAGCTCTTCAAGATCTCATCAGCAAGAAGAAAGGGTGATGATGTGTCAGGATTAGAAGCTGAACTGAAGGAGAAGTTCACCAGTTTAAATGAA tacttGGTGAAAAGGAAGACAAAATTCTTTGGAGGTGATACCATTACCTTCATCGACTACATGATGTGGCCATTCTTTGAGAGGCTTGGGATGTTTGAAGTACAACA CTGCCTGGACCACACACCTGAACTGAAGAAGTGGACGGAGCTGATGCTGGAGGACCCGGCTGTTAAAGCCACCATGCACAGCACAGAGAATCACAAAACCTTCTACAACAACTTCCTGGATGGAAAACCTGACTTTGACTATGGCCTgtag
- the LOC103476790 gene encoding glutathione S-transferase omega-1-like isoform X1, whose protein sequence is MATEKCFAKGSPAPGPVPKGRLRLYSMRFCPFAQRTRLVLNAKGIKYDTINIDLQEKPEWFLEKNPLGLVPALETSAGEIIYESPITCEYLDEVYPEKKLLPSSPFGKAQQRMLLEHFSKVIPYFYKIPSARRNGEDVSNQEIELKEKFAKLNEHLEKKTTKFFEGDTITMIDYMMWPFFERIEVLELKHCLDHTPELKKWTERMLEDPAVKITMFNMDTYKAFYKSVAEGKPDYDLGL, encoded by the exons ATGGCTACTGAAAAATGTTTCGCTAAAG GAAGCCCTGCACCTGGCCCTGTTCCCAAAGGTCGGCTGCGTCTCTACAGCATGAGATTCTGCCCTTTTGCTCAAAGGACCAGATTAGTGCTGAACGCCAAAGGGAtcaa ATATGACACCATCAACATCGATTTGCAAGAGAAACCTGAGTGGTTTCTTGAAAAGAACCCTCTCGGTCTTGTGCCTGCACTGgagacatctgctggtgaaattATATACGAGTCTCCCATCACCTGCGAGTATCTGGATGAAGTGTATCCTGAGAAGAAGCTTCTTCCATCCTCTCCTTTTGGAAAAGCCCAACAAAGAATGCTGCTGGAGCATTTTTCCAAG gtaaTACCTTACTTCTACAAGATCCCATCAGCAAGGAGGAATGGAGAGGATGTCTCTAATCAGGAAATTGAGCTGAAAGAGAAATTTGCTAAATTGAATGAG CACTTGGAGAAGAAAACGACAAAGTTCTTTGAAGGTGACACCATCACAATGATCGACTACATGATGTGGCCATTTTTTGAGAGGATCGAGGTCTTGGAGCTGAAGCA CTGCCTGGATCACACTCCTGAGCTGAAGAAGTGGACTGAGCGCATGCTGGAGGATCCAGCTGTTAAAATCACCATGTTCAATATGGACACCTACAAAGCCTTCTACAAGAGCGTCGCTGAGGGGAAACCCGACTATGACCTTGGCCTATAA